The following coding sequences are from one Saprospiraceae bacterium window:
- a CDS encoding tetratricopeptide repeat protein — protein MMQIRLLYFIVIFILCFENKNISQSHETLDSLLRMVNEELIDSGQMFIHREIGDYYMNNNASKAIDYFERARQIASALKLKTNEAANHYSIAYCYIIKGDFDHALENYLQAVRIYEELGHKRRLTNAYIAVATLYADYNKLDKSRDYFSKAERLIEITQDTFEWLTYLSEVGIIFYKQSKYDSAIIFLKKAHNIAVLSNDSYLIPTTLVNLGLMYKKLGDNEQALYYTDSALHVFIKMKSSSHSFATVYNNFGSIYAQAGQIEKAKEAFHESLRYCFESNSRLIEMENYLNMSDMFEKIGDWKNHSYYLKKHFGLKDSIFTADNKYKLTELESDYLLEKKNKELYRKEAEVAKQRTARNLFIFIAIAGFLLLTVMIYAYIKIERKKRIVEEQRDLITYQKSALDELNSLKDRLFSIISHDLRNPIITLRSYLLLSDNESLTADKKLLFKNQTMQAVTQTGELLDNLLAWANMQLKNTEVNIVPVDLKECVDDVISSLHLQAAQKKIQIKSRIQEQMVPADVDILSIALRNLITNAIKFSREHQEILITSKNVDQKIYISVQDFGLGMSLDQIERVKSYASKSSKGTHGEKGSGLGIFLISELLRKLNGTLQIESKEGEGSTFTIELASFV, from the coding sequence ATGATGCAAATAAGATTGCTTTACTTCATTGTTATTTTTATTCTTTGCTTTGAGAATAAAAACATTTCCCAATCTCATGAAACCTTGGATAGTTTGTTGAGGATGGTGAATGAGGAGCTGATCGATTCCGGACAGATGTTTATTCATCGGGAGATTGGGGATTACTATATGAATAATAATGCCAGCAAGGCTATAGACTATTTTGAAAGGGCTCGTCAAATAGCCAGCGCTCTGAAATTAAAAACCAACGAGGCTGCAAATCATTATTCTATTGCATATTGTTATATTATAAAAGGTGATTTTGATCATGCATTAGAAAATTATCTGCAGGCCGTCAGAATTTATGAAGAATTAGGGCATAAAAGAAGGCTTACAAATGCTTATATAGCTGTGGCCACACTTTATGCAGATTACAATAAATTAGACAAGTCAAGAGATTACTTTAGTAAGGCCGAACGATTGATTGAAATCACTCAAGACACTTTTGAATGGTTAACTTATCTTTCAGAAGTGGGTATTATATTTTACAAACAATCCAAGTATGATTCGGCTATCATTTTTCTAAAAAAGGCACATAATATAGCCGTGCTGTCAAATGATAGCTATTTGATTCCGACCACTTTGGTTAATTTGGGATTAATGTACAAGAAATTAGGTGATAATGAGCAAGCTTTGTATTATACAGACAGTGCATTGCATGTATTTATAAAAATGAAGTCCAGTAGCCATTCATTTGCAACTGTGTACAATAATTTTGGATCTATTTATGCGCAGGCTGGCCAAATTGAAAAGGCCAAAGAGGCCTTTCATGAGAGTTTGCGCTATTGTTTTGAAAGCAATAGCAGATTGATAGAAATGGAAAATTATCTGAACATGTCAGATATGTTCGAAAAAATCGGTGATTGGAAAAATCACAGTTATTATCTTAAAAAGCATTTTGGATTAAAAGATAGCATTTTTACAGCAGACAATAAATACAAACTAACGGAACTCGAATCAGATTATTTGCTGGAAAAGAAAAATAAAGAATTGTATCGTAAAGAAGCTGAGGTAGCTAAACAACGGACTGCGCGAAATTTATTTATTTTTATTGCGATAGCCGGATTTCTGTTGTTAACTGTAATGATATACGCTTATATTAAAATTGAGCGCAAGAAAAGAATAGTTGAGGAGCAACGCGATTTAATCACGTATCAAAAATCTGCACTTGACGAATTGAACAGTTTGAAGGATCGTTTATTTTCCATTATCAGCCATGACCTCCGCAATCCGATCATCACATTGAGATCATACTTATTGCTATCTGATAATGAATCCCTCACTGCAGATAAAAAATTGCTTTTTAAAAATCAAACAATGCAGGCGGTCACTCAAACAGGTGAACTGCTTGATAATCTCCTGGCCTGGGCTAATATGCAGTTAAAAAATACTGAGGTAAATATCGTGCCGGTTGATTTAAAAGAATGTGTGGATGATGTCATATCTTCATTGCATTTGCAAGCTGCTCAAAAGAAAATTCAAATCAAAAGCCGTATTCAGGAACAAATGGTTCCTGCAGATGTGGATATTCTTTCTATCGCTTTGCGAAATCTCATTACCAATGCAATTAAGTTTAGCAGGGAACATCAGGAAATATTAATTACTTCAAAAAATGTAGATCAGAAAATATATATAAGTGTTCAGGATTTTGGGCTTGGTATGTCTTTAGATCAAATAGAAAGAGTTAAAAGTTATGCCAGCAAAAGCTCAAAGGGAACACACGGCGAAAAAGGTAGCGGCCTCGGTATTTTTTTAATTTCAGAACTTCTCCGTAAATTGAATGGTACACTCCAGATTGAAAGTAAGGAAGGGGAAGGAAGTACATTTACAATAGAATTGGCATCATTTGTCTGA
- the murA gene encoding UDP-N-acetylglucosamine 1-carboxyvinyltransferase, whose translation MDSFEVIGGNRLQGDLQPQGAKNEALQILCATLLTENTVTIENLPDILDIRHLIELIAGLGVKVTRHDAHKYSFEAKDVDLEFFGTEAFQSNARKIRGSVMLLAPLLARYKKAVLPKPGGDKIGRRRLDTHFLGLQKLGAQFDYDDTKGAYVINADELKGSYILMDEISVTGTANVLMAAVLAKGTTTIYNSACEPYIQQLCKMLINMGANIEGIGSNLLHVQGVERLSGTTHRILPDMIEVGSFISLAAMTQSEITIKNAGVDHLGIIPFVFERMGAQLEINGDDIYIPAMEEYAIQSFMDGSIMTIYDAPWPGFTPDLMSALLVMAIQAKGSVLIHQKMFESRLFFVDKLIDMGAQIILCDPHRATVIGLNRKFTLRGIEMTSPDIRAGVALLIAALSASGKSKIHSIHQIDRGYENIDQRLNSIGAQITRI comes from the coding sequence ATGGATAGTTTTGAGGTCATTGGAGGCAATAGGCTTCAGGGCGATTTGCAGCCTCAAGGTGCTAAAAATGAAGCACTGCAAATATTATGCGCAACACTGCTCACGGAAAATACGGTAACAATAGAAAACTTACCTGATATTCTCGACATCAGGCATCTTATTGAGCTTATTGCCGGTTTAGGTGTAAAGGTGACCCGACATGATGCACATAAGTATAGCTTTGAAGCCAAAGACGTAGATCTTGAATTTTTTGGCACCGAAGCCTTTCAATCTAATGCGCGAAAGATCAGAGGGTCTGTAATGTTGTTAGCACCATTATTGGCCAGATATAAAAAGGCTGTACTGCCCAAACCAGGTGGCGATAAAATTGGCAGAAGACGCCTAGATACACATTTTCTCGGCTTACAAAAATTAGGCGCTCAATTTGACTACGATGACACGAAAGGGGCCTATGTCATCAATGCCGATGAATTAAAGGGAAGTTATATCCTCATGGATGAAATATCCGTAACGGGAACGGCAAACGTATTAATGGCCGCTGTATTAGCGAAAGGAACAACCACGATTTATAATTCCGCTTGTGAACCTTATATCCAGCAACTTTGTAAGATGCTCATCAATATGGGTGCCAACATAGAAGGCATTGGATCTAATCTCCTACATGTTCAAGGCGTCGAAAGACTAAGTGGAACCACACACCGCATACTTCCGGATATGATTGAAGTCGGTAGCTTTATCAGTCTCGCCGCCATGACACAATCTGAAATTACCATCAAAAATGCCGGCGTAGACCATCTTGGCATTATCCCATTTGTGTTTGAAAGAATGGGAGCACAACTAGAAATAAATGGTGATGATATATACATTCCCGCTATGGAAGAGTATGCTATACAGTCATTCATGGATGGTTCGATTATGACAATTTACGATGCCCCATGGCCCGGTTTCACTCCCGATTTGATGAGTGCTTTGTTAGTTATGGCTATCCAGGCAAAAGGAAGTGTGCTCATTCATCAAAAAATGTTCGAGTCGAGATTGTTTTTTGTCGATAAACTCATCGACATGGGCGCGCAAATTATTTTGTGCGATCCACACCGTGCCACCGTCATCGGTCTCAATCGTAAGTTCACTTTGAGGGGTATTGAAATGACATCCCCAGATATACGTGCAGGAGTTGCACTTCTCATTGCAGCGCTATCTGCTTCAGGCAAAAGTAAAATTCACTCCATACATCAGATCGATCGCGGTTATGAAAACATAGATCAAAGATTGAATTCCATTGGTGCCCAAATTACCCGGATTTGA
- a CDS encoding T9SS type A sorting domain-containing protein, with product MNNSFSKVIADGSEYYVLGLDQLTAGSLPSASITRLAVDGSLLWTRSLDITSQWNDAIRIQPSGDLLVVGHSTPLNNSLGKSIMGRIDASGNFAWVKEYDAPERDYFLKIIENPIPHNPAFPYYVLGGQKEIPGLSGTWDDVVLLNMNANGNFNWKRIYVSTDDDEFLRDLEALPNGNMILSGSRLNTLNDHSGIMYMTKNDGKIIAGKIANWMNYPDMVQDGISGGFYTASNSEVGQAPFLSKFDQNLNQLWQVQIPKLISLSQVWVAAPGIIYATGNGSFGSATRSVILKFIDNLPNSPTLVWVKYFNSGSNYFGGTTSLLPGNNIVFADGRIMAQGFGGHEAFLSISDLELNTCMVLQDTVALVPTNLAPINYKFYMDSVVNPIIGANLSSKLVFWEDGDFCIDCCANSLAFSTLINQGFTVVQSNCKFTATAPQFDSCYLFSTPPSLDGANVPQVITNPGGSWSYTFTSSGTHQLCVNVVDECNSKKMCTTVNVNCDTCLCGPFDLQYSIGRGPLIPYACGDTLFVPASTAIVPIRFLSSLKCLGTNCPQPTVDLVLTGPPGFIPITIPAVHANPDFILPFTNSSFSIAGLYTLTINGHCGSHICPCTIYFMADGHDCCSNQFDFELSISNAVSITVDNVKCKATLNIANLPKCDSIGPIFWGDGSSTTGNYSTASMPMHSYSGNGTYYISWTATEYDYSVMPPVKCFDKVYRDSLKLVCDTCMCKSFSPITFLNPNWPGALFAGNCGGPSVKLPCIKPGQYFTVQGNLNCNAINCIKDSIQWNIVQSNSGQIVSLGNVPLYAQQPNASGHFDILLNTLWFNAGVQYTLNVSGQCGSNKCNCKINFSFDECPCPCDSIKQDVIQGFYVSGNKMSCNRTLKPKALCPNDKVTWVVTPAMTPTPGTSIGNNSQLIQFSNPGIFNVCMFVTRIDPVKLDTCREFYCRKVTINCFPNPSLRLCEPNAIKNGDFTLGRVEGHMGKNNEAKIDDWKLFPNTGDGLVFVTDSLGASDDGQVLLIGNKNNFAGIWQQVNLLEDNFINIGFDLLDYQRKHYDLIRPNIVFRLQNDSTLNPIRSTEVVRKVYKDQLGAFGYIRFDTTLIFQHNPELKYLVICLQNQSDSVMSVIGLDNIEICTSKVPLSSYSEQLGKLRIYPNPSNGNFTIELQHSAITGMKFRIIDLTGRNVFEQQVIAGNPIQNINASSLRSGFYFLKLISDEKVIAIEKLKGLLSLAM from the coding sequence TTGAATAATTCATTTTCTAAAGTAATAGCGGATGGCAGTGAATATTATGTCTTAGGTCTGGATCAGCTAACGGCCGGCTCGCTCCCCAGTGCTTCCATTACTCGGCTCGCTGTAGATGGATCACTGCTTTGGACCAGAAGTTTAGATATAACGTCGCAATGGAATGATGCTATTCGCATACAGCCATCAGGTGACTTATTAGTTGTTGGTCATTCTACTCCATTAAATAATAGCCTTGGTAAAAGCATTATGGGAAGAATTGATGCATCAGGTAACTTTGCTTGGGTCAAAGAATACGATGCACCTGAAAGAGATTATTTTCTAAAAATTATTGAAAACCCAATTCCTCATAATCCTGCATTTCCATATTATGTCTTAGGCGGCCAAAAAGAAATTCCAGGATTATCAGGCACCTGGGATGATGTTGTTTTATTAAATATGAATGCAAACGGGAATTTCAACTGGAAGCGAATTTATGTGAGCACTGATGATGATGAATTTTTAAGAGATTTGGAAGCTTTGCCGAATGGGAATATGATTCTTTCAGGGAGCCGATTAAATACACTGAATGATCACTCCGGCATTATGTATATGACCAAAAATGATGGAAAAATAATCGCAGGAAAGATTGCAAATTGGATGAACTATCCTGATATGGTACAGGATGGAATTAGTGGTGGATTTTACACAGCATCAAATAGTGAAGTGGGTCAGGCACCTTTTCTTTCAAAATTTGATCAAAATCTTAATCAATTGTGGCAAGTTCAAATTCCAAAACTCATTTCCTTATCACAAGTTTGGGTCGCCGCTCCGGGTATTATTTATGCCACGGGTAATGGATCATTCGGATCAGCAACCCGATCAGTTATTCTGAAATTTATAGATAACTTACCTAATTCCCCAACATTAGTTTGGGTCAAATATTTTAATTCCGGTTCCAACTATTTTGGCGGAACAACTTCATTATTACCCGGCAACAATATTGTATTTGCAGATGGAAGAATTATGGCTCAGGGATTTGGTGGTCATGAAGCCTTTCTTTCCATAAGCGATCTTGAGCTTAACACATGTATGGTATTACAGGATACTGTTGCTTTGGTTCCTACGAATTTAGCGCCCATTAATTATAAATTTTACATGGACAGTGTAGTAAATCCTATCATTGGTGCGAATCTTTCCAGTAAGTTAGTCTTCTGGGAGGACGGTGATTTTTGTATCGATTGTTGTGCAAATTCACTCGCATTTTCTACGCTTATTAATCAGGGATTTACAGTCGTTCAATCGAATTGTAAGTTTACCGCAACTGCACCACAATTTGATTCATGTTATCTCTTTAGTACACCGCCTTCATTAGATGGTGCCAATGTACCCCAGGTGATTACAAACCCTGGCGGTTCCTGGTCATATACATTTACATCAAGCGGCACCCATCAACTTTGTGTCAATGTGGTTGATGAATGCAATAGCAAAAAAATGTGTACGACCGTAAATGTAAATTGCGACACTTGTTTATGCGGTCCATTTGATTTGCAATACAGCATTGGCCGCGGACCTCTTATTCCATATGCTTGCGGTGATACCTTATTTGTGCCGGCATCCACCGCAATCGTACCTATTCGATTTTTATCTTCTTTAAAATGTTTGGGAACCAATTGTCCACAACCAACGGTTGATTTAGTTCTTACCGGACCTCCTGGATTTATTCCTATTACAATTCCTGCTGTGCATGCCAATCCGGATTTTATTTTGCCTTTTACGAACTCAAGTTTTTCAATAGCTGGATTATATACATTAACTATCAATGGACATTGTGGGAGCCATATTTGTCCTTGTACTATTTATTTCATGGCAGACGGACATGATTGTTGTTCCAATCAATTTGATTTTGAATTGAGCATTTCAAATGCGGTAAGTATTACGGTTGATAATGTTAAATGTAAAGCCACCCTCAACATCGCTAATCTTCCAAAATGTGATTCCATTGGTCCGATTTTTTGGGGAGATGGTTCTTCTACTACAGGAAATTATTCGACAGCTAGCATGCCAATGCATAGCTATTCGGGAAACGGAACGTATTACATTTCATGGACCGCAACAGAATATGATTACAGCGTAATGCCGCCTGTCAAATGTTTTGATAAAGTATACCGGGATTCTTTGAAGTTGGTTTGTGATACTTGTATGTGCAAATCATTTTCTCCAATAACTTTTCTTAATCCAAATTGGCCTGGTGCTCTATTTGCTGGGAATTGTGGCGGCCCTTCTGTGAAATTGCCTTGTATAAAGCCAGGACAATATTTTACTGTTCAGGGCAATCTAAATTGCAATGCTATAAACTGTATTAAGGATTCCATACAATGGAATATCGTGCAATCAAATTCGGGACAAATTGTATCATTGGGAAATGTTCCACTTTATGCTCAACAGCCGAACGCAAGCGGACATTTCGATATTCTGCTTAATACACTTTGGTTTAATGCGGGAGTACAATATACATTAAATGTAAGTGGACAATGCGGAAGTAATAAGTGTAACTGCAAAATAAACTTTTCATTTGATGAATGCCCCTGCCCATGTGATTCCATTAAGCAAGATGTTATACAGGGGTTTTATGTAAGTGGTAATAAAATGAGTTGTAACAGAACACTTAAACCAAAAGCGCTTTGTCCAAATGATAAAGTTACATGGGTTGTAACTCCGGCAATGACGCCAACACCTGGCACATCCATTGGCAATAATAGTCAGCTTATTCAATTTAGTAATCCTGGAATTTTTAACGTGTGCATGTTTGTCACTCGAATCGATCCTGTTAAATTGGATACATGCCGGGAATTCTATTGCAGAAAAGTAACGATCAATTGCTTCCCTAATCCATCTCTTCGTTTATGTGAGCCAAATGCAATTAAAAATGGTGACTTCACACTAGGAAGGGTCGAAGGCCATATGGGCAAGAACAATGAAGCCAAAATTGATGATTGGAAATTATTTCCAAATACCGGGGATGGTTTGGTTTTTGTGACGGACAGTTTGGGTGCTTCTGATGATGGCCAGGTTTTATTGATTGGAAATAAAAATAATTTTGCGGGAATTTGGCAGCAAGTAAACTTACTAGAGGACAATTTTATCAATATTGGATTTGATTTATTAGATTATCAGAGAAAACACTACGATCTTATAAGGCCAAACATTGTATTTCGATTACAAAATGATTCTACATTAAACCCGATTAGATCTACAGAAGTAGTCAGAAAAGTATATAAGGATCAACTAGGAGCATTTGGTTACATACGGTTTGATACTACATTAATTTTTCAACATAATCCTGAATTGAAATACCTGGTGATTTGTCTTCAAAATCAAAGTGATTCGGTGATGTCTGTTATAGGTCTGGATAATATTGAGATTTGTACATCTAAAGTTCCGCTATCAAGCTATTCAGAACAACTTGGAAAATTGCGCATCTATCCAAATCCAAGCAATGGCAATTTTACTATTGAATTGCAGCATTCAGCAATTACTGGAATGAAATTCCGCATCATAGATTTAACTGGAAGAAATGTTTTTGAACAACAAGTAATTGCGGGCAATCCAATACAAAATATTAATGCAAGCTCATTAAGATCAGGATTTTATTTTTTGAAATTAATTTCTGATGAGAAGGTCATTGCCATCGAAAAATTAAAAGGCTTATTAAGCCTTGCAATGTAG
- a CDS encoding PrsW family intramembrane metalloprotease, with translation MIKIHCPKCNSKLELEDDSSGKQRFCSVCGQTLQIPIIEESQIISEYTDQQDSIQSLNESFQNIIEKSSKQAQTLLKDLQQIPLKQEIIPIDQTNIHLLLKDFIFWAVSFLGIIPLLIITVNHVSTQLTMFALFFAFVWGVIFKKFIIKDHTSNRLPIASLFFTGIIGIWLLLFVYRFLPNFYLDAADNPNLLISLIGYVLQVGICEELIKSIPIFVALRWFRKDLNELSLITIGVFSGLGFAAFENLHYGDNAIGNTYAKTLDYGVSGLVSGVQNAMVLVMLRSLSLVFCHAVFSGIVAYFISIANIRGTQQSALIFIGFATAAILHGVYDWLAGIQPTLAALLAGFSFALFYGYLMKLKNTNRAVG, from the coding sequence ATGATTAAAATTCATTGTCCAAAATGCAATTCAAAATTGGAATTAGAAGATGATTCTTCCGGCAAACAACGTTTTTGTTCTGTCTGCGGGCAAACTTTACAAATTCCGATTATTGAAGAATCCCAAATTATTAGTGAATACACAGATCAACAGGACTCCATTCAATCCCTGAATGAATCTTTCCAAAATATCATTGAAAAGAGTTCTAAACAAGCACAAACCTTACTCAAAGATTTACAACAAATACCATTAAAACAGGAAATTATCCCGATTGATCAAACAAATATTCATTTGCTTCTAAAGGATTTTATCTTCTGGGCAGTTAGTTTTTTAGGCATTATTCCTTTACTCATCATTACGGTTAATCATGTTTCTACTCAACTTACTATGTTTGCATTATTTTTTGCATTTGTTTGGGGTGTTATTTTTAAAAAATTTATAATAAAGGACCATACATCCAATCGACTTCCAATAGCCTCTTTGTTTTTTACGGGCATCATTGGTATCTGGTTATTGTTATTTGTTTATCGCTTTTTGCCAAATTTCTATCTCGATGCAGCAGACAATCCCAATTTGCTAATATCACTGATTGGATATGTACTCCAAGTAGGCATCTGTGAAGAACTTATAAAATCCATTCCTATTTTTGTTGCCTTAAGATGGTTCCGTAAAGATCTCAATGAGTTATCCCTGATCACCATCGGTGTTTTTAGTGGATTGGGTTTTGCAGCATTCGAAAATTTACATTATGGCGATAATGCCATTGGGAATACCTATGCCAAGACCCTTGACTATGGGGTTAGTGGTTTGGTATCAGGAGTTCAAAATGCGATGGTATTGGTAATGTTGCGTTCTTTGTCCTTGGTCTTTTGTCATGCTGTCTTTTCAGGCATTGTGGCTTATTTTATAAGTATTGCTAACATTCGCGGTACTCAACAATCTGCACTGATTTTTATAGGTTTTGCTACAGCTGCTATCTTACATGGAGTCTATGACTGGCTTGCAGGTATTCAACCTACACTCGCAGCGCTATTAGCTGGTTTTTCATTTGCGCTATTTTACGGTTATTTGATGAAATTAAAAAATACAAACCGGGCAGTTGGCTAA
- a CDS encoding response regulator transcription factor: MTELKYILVDDDLVFRELTLQYLSMIPGLELLGTSDNAISAREMILMQQPDMMILDVEMPGLTGLQLLRSLNKTPLTIFISSYPQFAADAFEVDAIDFLVKPFSPERLIKAVDKVRMLYEMRKQDEMADQIPAHNEDSFFIREKSAYVKILFQEVLYIESMADFVSIFLSNGSKKIALVGLKTLEQQLPGHYFIRISRSHIINRSKITAVENAMVYIDKLRLPIGKSYSEEVVQAIIGNSAIKRFI, translated from the coding sequence ATGACCGAATTGAAGTATATTTTAGTTGATGACGATCTGGTTTTCAGGGAGTTGACCTTGCAATATTTAAGCATGATTCCAGGCTTGGAATTGCTTGGAACCTCTGATAATGCAATTTCTGCCCGTGAAATGATCTTGATGCAACAACCGGATATGATGATCCTGGACGTTGAGATGCCCGGTTTGACCGGTCTTCAGTTGCTCAGAAGTTTAAATAAAACCCCGCTCACTATTTTTATTAGCAGTTATCCTCAATTTGCGGCAGACGCCTTTGAGGTTGATGCAATTGATTTTTTAGTCAAACCCTTTTCACCTGAGCGATTAATCAAAGCTGTTGACAAAGTCAGAATGTTGTATGAAATGCGCAAGCAAGATGAAATGGCCGATCAGATTCCAGCGCATAATGAGGACAGTTTTTTTATCCGGGAGAAAAGTGCATATGTTAAGATTTTATTTCAAGAGGTTCTCTATATAGAATCCATGGCTGATTTTGTAAGTATTTTTTTAAGCAATGGGTCCAAAAAAATAGCATTGGTCGGATTAAAAACATTGGAACAACAATTGCCCGGACATTATTTTATAAGAATTTCACGAAGCCACATTATCAACAGATCCAAAATCACAGCTGTTGAAAACGCAATGGTTTACATTGATAAACTAAGACTCCCTATTGGGAAATCGTATTCAGAGGAAGTTGTTCAGGCTATTATTGGAAATTCTGCTATAAAGAGATTTATTTAA